In Aegilops tauschii subsp. strangulata cultivar AL8/78 chromosome 3, Aet v6.0, whole genome shotgun sequence, one genomic interval encodes:
- the LOC109777824 gene encoding uncharacterized protein isoform X1, with product MSSPLLLRTEAHEEEMPAAGADSEELEPLFDYSRVQPTIDFCFDDSDLEESDIFVHCNKRPKVPAAAADDANAVEGGNANEKGDAGIKKATVVNLDDEDWLAPPLLKPVLSTEVCKDKTMQELRLKKQEVEKQADDAFQKVVENVKKDMLAKKPPEPIVLDEPTEIETKKSKEKICIMIQEKDGRQQFRVSKDEKFDKLFKAYAKKVQLSSSDLTFVFDGDKINPASTPQDLDLEDEDMIEVHHKPTLDKPAEACVKKSREKILIMIQDEDVKLQFRIYKDEKLDKLFKVYAKKVQQSPSDLIFIFDGDKINSATTPQDLDLENDDMIEVRHKSR from the exons ATGAGTTCTCCACTTCTCCTAAGAACAGAG GCGCACGAGGAGGAGATGCCGGCGGCGGGGGCGGACAGCGAGGAGCTCGAGCCGCTCTTCGACTACTCCCGCGTGCAGCCCACCATCGACTTCTGCTTCGACG ATTCCGACCTCGAGGAGTCGGACATCTTCGTCCACTGCAACAAGCGCCCCAAGgtgcctgccgccgccgccgacgacgcgAACGCTGTC GAGGGGGGTAATGCTAACGAGAAGGGCGACGCCGGCATAAAGAAGGCCACGGTGGTGAAtttggatgatgaggattggctGGCTCCGCCGCTGCTGAAGCCTGTGCTTAGCACTGAAGTATGCAAGGATAAAACGATGCAAGAGCTGAG ATTAAAGAAGCAAGAAGTAGAAAAACAGGCTGATGATGCATTTCAAAAGGTTGTTGAAAATGTTAAGAAAGACATGTTAGCAAAGAAGCCACCTGAACCTATAGTTCTTGATGAGCCAACTGAAATAGAGACTAAGAAATCGAAAGAGAAGATCTGCATTATGATTCAGGAAAAGGATGGAAGGCAGCAGTTCCGTGTATCCAAG GATGAGAAGTTTGACAAGCTTTTCAAGGCGTATGCTAAGAAGGTCCAACTCAGCTCATCCGATCTGACTTTCGTATTTGATGGCGACAAAATAAACCCGGCAAGTACACCCCAGGACCTTGACCTGGAGGATGAAGACATGATTGAGGTGCACCATAAGCCAACTCTAGACAAGCCAGCTGAAGCATGCGTGAAGAAATCACGAGAAAAGATACTCATAATGATTCAGGATGAAGATGTGAAGCTGCAGTTCCGTATATACAAG GATGAGAAACTTGACAAGCTTTTCAAGGTGTATGCTAAGAAGGTCCAACAAAGCCCATCTGATCTGATTTTCATATTCGATGGTGACAAAATAAACTCGGCTACTACACCCCAGGATCTTGACCTGGAGAATGATGACATGATTGAGGTGCGCCATAAATCCCGCTGA
- the LOC109777824 gene encoding uncharacterized protein isoform X2: MPKAHEEEMPAAGADSEELEPLFDYSRVQPTIDFCFDDSDLEESDIFVHCNKRPKVPAAAADDANAVEGGNANEKGDAGIKKATVVNLDDEDWLAPPLLKPVLSTEVCKDKTMQELRLKKQEVEKQADDAFQKVVENVKKDMLAKKPPEPIVLDEPTEIETKKSKEKICIMIQEKDGRQQFRVSKDEKFDKLFKAYAKKVQLSSSDLTFVFDGDKINPASTPQDLDLEDEDMIEVHHKPTLDKPAEACVKKSREKILIMIQDEDVKLQFRIYKDEKLDKLFKVYAKKVQQSPSDLIFIFDGDKINSATTPQDLDLENDDMIEVRHKSR, from the exons ATGCCGAAG GCGCACGAGGAGGAGATGCCGGCGGCGGGGGCGGACAGCGAGGAGCTCGAGCCGCTCTTCGACTACTCCCGCGTGCAGCCCACCATCGACTTCTGCTTCGACG ATTCCGACCTCGAGGAGTCGGACATCTTCGTCCACTGCAACAAGCGCCCCAAGgtgcctgccgccgccgccgacgacgcgAACGCTGTC GAGGGGGGTAATGCTAACGAGAAGGGCGACGCCGGCATAAAGAAGGCCACGGTGGTGAAtttggatgatgaggattggctGGCTCCGCCGCTGCTGAAGCCTGTGCTTAGCACTGAAGTATGCAAGGATAAAACGATGCAAGAGCTGAG ATTAAAGAAGCAAGAAGTAGAAAAACAGGCTGATGATGCATTTCAAAAGGTTGTTGAAAATGTTAAGAAAGACATGTTAGCAAAGAAGCCACCTGAACCTATAGTTCTTGATGAGCCAACTGAAATAGAGACTAAGAAATCGAAAGAGAAGATCTGCATTATGATTCAGGAAAAGGATGGAAGGCAGCAGTTCCGTGTATCCAAG GATGAGAAGTTTGACAAGCTTTTCAAGGCGTATGCTAAGAAGGTCCAACTCAGCTCATCCGATCTGACTTTCGTATTTGATGGCGACAAAATAAACCCGGCAAGTACACCCCAGGACCTTGACCTGGAGGATGAAGACATGATTGAGGTGCACCATAAGCCAACTCTAGACAAGCCAGCTGAAGCATGCGTGAAGAAATCACGAGAAAAGATACTCATAATGATTCAGGATGAAGATGTGAAGCTGCAGTTCCGTATATACAAG GATGAGAAACTTGACAAGCTTTTCAAGGTGTATGCTAAGAAGGTCCAACAAAGCCCATCTGATCTGATTTTCATATTCGATGGTGACAAAATAAACTCGGCTACTACACCCCAGGATCTTGACCTGGAGAATGATGACATGATTGAGGTGCGCCATAAATCCCGCTGA